The following proteins come from a genomic window of Shewanella halifaxensis HAW-EB4:
- a CDS encoding pilus assembly protein PilP, producing the protein MKLLPLIMMSVLLTGCIGDKSDLELFVTTTKTQHVAHIPPLKETPKFEHFAYQADLMRSPYVPPSRELTEEVIDTTKDCLQPDLKRRKGRLETYALDNLRMRGTLSENDEIWALLETTDGSVYRLGAGQYLGLYHGQIANVTPQSVEIIELIPDGSGCWTERNSSMELTGE; encoded by the coding sequence ATGAAATTGCTACCGCTTATAATGATGAGTGTTTTGCTGACGGGGTGTATCGGGGATAAAAGCGATCTTGAGTTGTTTGTTACAACGACTAAAACTCAGCATGTTGCTCATATTCCCCCGTTAAAAGAAACGCCAAAATTTGAGCATTTTGCTTATCAAGCAGACTTAATGAGAAGTCCATATGTGCCACCTTCAAGGGAGTTGACGGAAGAGGTCATCGACACGACGAAGGACTGCTTGCAACCGGATCTTAAGCGCCGTAAAGGGCGACTAGAAACCTACGCATTAGACAACCTAAGAATGCGAGGTACTTTGAGTGAGAATGATGAGATTTGGGCTTTGCTTGAGACAACCGATGGCAGTGTTTACCGTTTAGGTGCGGGCCAATATCTAGGTCTCTATCATGGGCAAATAGCTAACGTAACACCACAAAGTGTCGAAATAATAGAATTAATCCCAGATGGATCTGGCTGCTGGACGGAACGCAACAGTAGTATGGAATTGACTGGAGAATAA